ACCCCCCTCCCCCCAACCAACACCTCCAAGGGGCATCTAGAAATTTGTGGTTCTTTCTGATCATATTAGCTAATCACATAATTTCAtaataaaatggaaataatTATCCCTAATTGGGTAATTAGGACCCAATTAAATGGCCCAATTGATAGCATTAGGTTCaacataccaaaaaaaaattgtatatatatatttaaaaaaaaatttataaaaaaaagtacaaaacgTTTGCCATGTGAAAGATTTTTATTCCCTTTAAGTAAAGCAACTTTCCTAGACCGTTTATGGTTCATTCGTTACGGGTCCCAGGGCAACGCTAAGCACACAAAACAGAGCGGGAGCTGTGTCACCGCTAACCAGATACCGACACGTGGTGCACGATCCTTAAATCCGGAGCGGTGAGGTTCCTCTGCGGTGCGGTCTCGTCCGTCAATAGAAGAATGACATAATCGTGGGTTTTGTCCGGAATTTCATGGTTCATTTTCGATCGATTTTGTGCCTGTCGTAAGATTCCTCACCATGCAACCGACACGTGTCCATGGCAGCTAAAAATAGGGTGTTTCTTGTAATTTAGCTTTGTTGGGGATAAGGATTCTTTTGGGGATGGATGATGATGGgtttttgattattttctcTCAGGACAAATTGCCAAAAGATGCTCTCTCATTCAATATGACAACTATTTGCAACCATCCATTGTCTTTTAATTCTACATAATTCCATCGTTTTTAAGAATCCTTGACTTGCTTTTCCCTTGGATccttattataaataaacaagcTTGTTAAAAGTACTTActtcaaattataattaagaaaGTCGATTTGGAGTTTAATCAAGAGCAGaactatgaattttttataagGATGTGcagtaattttattttttatttaaggaGTTAAAGAGGGTTGGATGAACTAATTTCTTTTGCGAGACCCAGTTCGTTTTATCACAAGTTGTCCTACATTGGTTTCTTATATTCATGTCATTGTGGATGCCCTACACTTGTAATATTTTTAAGAGAATACGAATATATACCAGTGATTTGCATGAATTCTCTTTAGAATCCACGTAAATGTTGTACGTCCAAGGAATATGGTTCTGTTGAAGAAATGCAATTCTAGTTTTGTCTACGTTTAAAACAGTATCTATGTTTAGATTTGGTTGGAGAATTTTGGATCggataatataaaaaaaaccctatttattttaattatttgtcaAATTATGAGGTACCCAGTTAAAGAAAACATACAAACAATTCCattattcttcttttataaTTAGTTGCATTGAAAAAATGGGTCTAGTTAGTATCAGAAATAGTTTACCAATCCAAATGAGTTACGTCCATTAATTCTTTCTTGTTCATGCCCTGCAACTGGAAAAGAATATTTGCCCTAATAGCAAGTAGGTCCCCTAGCTTCATTATGCTAATTATTCTGTTTGTCCAAATATAGATGGATCAAGTCTTTTGAGGCTTTGAGGCAATGGGGGCAGCTTCTGCTTTTGCTTAATTATCTTGGTTTGGAgtaatttaattactttgataatGATGTTTTGGAACAATATATTTTGTGCGGCCCACGTtcattttctggtttttgttttgctgcTAGCTAGCTGTATGCAAATGTGTCAAGTCCTGGTCCATTTACGTATACATGCTTGTTCGATTTGGAACTATGTTTGAACTCTTTATGTCATCACACTTATCGAAATGGAGACAATAATCAAGGTTAGAGACATCACTATTGGGTGAGCGGTGTAAAGAGTGACAATAATTGAGTTTTAtggtataaaataatagggttTTTTACAGACACACAACTAAAATGTCGTAAGAGTTTGAACTTTAAACTTTTAGTTTGTGCaaattaatgttatttttcaCTAAACTTAAACTAGATGCCGTTtgtataattaaattaattaattagataaaaaagagaataaagaaataatagcGGTGATTAGAAAAGTACAAAGAAAAgacattaattaaaaatataatatcataTAGAAAGATTTAAACACAAGACTTCAAATGTAGGAATAAGAGAAAGGTGTACAAATTTTGGTGAGGGTTTGGATGATTGCTAATTGTTACGTGCGGAGATAAAAGGGAATTTTGATCCTGCTTAAGAAAAGGTATTGGAATGGAGAATGACGCACCTATCAGTGGAAGCGGTACGCCGCATAGGAGAAAGAGGTACTTACACCTGTCCCGTCCAATCTTAAAAGCAATtactctctctcgctctctttATCTTGTGATGTTGCTTTTTAATGGTTGATCTACGTGTTTCCCACTACCGTTTGTTTTCCACTATTCAACTGTTACATAGTCGTACTCTCGTCGTACTTGTTTTCGGCACGAAGGGCAAAAGGAAaggataaaaaggaaaatgcaaaaactgCATatcgccgtctgtgggaatcgaACCCACGACCACGTGGTTAAAAGCCACGCGCTCTACCAGCTGAGCTAAGACGGCTTGCTTGCTAGTTAAGCAGttctttcaaatttatatgaCACAACGGTTCTCTCTACACTAGACGTGAAGTGACTTGTGAGTTAACATATATTTGTTGGGCCTAGATTTCTTGTAGGCAGGCCTATTCATAATCTGGCTGGTCTCAAGTCAAGCCCAGTCCTCGAAGAATAAAGACATGTGAATTTGGTTTCAGAAAAGGAGAAGCAGCGTATTCTAGATTGATTGAATAGTTCATGTTGCCCTTCATCTGCAAGAATTCTATAATGAGGACTTTATATATAGTCATCAGGTGAAGTCTTATATCTTAATTGTTGGATTAAATTGATTAACTATTTGATTAAATTGGTTAGCATGATCCaatgattaaaaaataggacctaagggccatatataaggccctcactatagaatgatTCCTTTGACATGAGCCATAAAATATTGTTAGCAGATCACAAAAGAACAGTGAACTGTAAATTATCATCACATGCTAAAACCCATATCACAGAAGAACAATAAAAGCAAACCATAATGTGGTAAATGCACACAAAGACAACATAAGTCAACTGAGAAATGGCAACATCATAGCTAGCAATATGGTTCGTCATTGGGCAGGCTCGACCCTAAATTGTTGAGTTTAGGCTGCGCCACATgagtttttttgaattttcaagtcAGATCGAGCTTAGACGAGTTGGACCGAGAGAGTTTTGACGGGCCAGACCGTGAGTGAGCCAATAGTTTTAAATCTTAAACTCAAATTCTATCCAAATCAAGAGCGGGCTAAACCTAAAAAAGAGACCGAATTAGAGTTTAACCCATTGAACCTCGAACTACCCACTTCAGCCTATGAACTTAAGGCCAAATAATAATCCCTATCTAGCAAGCATTTAAGTTCATCATCTTTCACAAGCCTTCTGCACGCTTCATATTtctttgaatttaaaaaaagggaagcaTCTTTGAAATTATAATACTTCTCAATTATAGAAAGAGAATCGTATCCTTCACTCTGTCTTCACTTGAAGCAATCCTTATATTTTCAAAGTTGCCATCTCCTCCTGTCCCACACCACATGTGAAAAGAGTATTCttctatttattataattctaaatgaataatttatgtagacatgatatattttttcagtTAAACCACAAAGTTTTAGACTATGGTATGTATGTGACACTTTTTGTTCAACGGCAAGATTTAActagaaaaattaataatgcCTAGTTTCACTCCATAGTGTAGTCAACTCCATCAAGCCTCAATCAGCTCCGCCAACCTTCATCATGctatatatattgtttcatttttttaatatatctTGTCTATTTAAATTTAGTGCTTTACACCTCattgaaatatataaaatttatcattttctaTTACATATCTTAACATTTCTCACACTCGAGACATTTGGCTTTTGCTAAATCATGAGTGCGAACAAGATATGCACGAACTTTAAATCATATCATGTGAGTAAAATTTATATCTCAAAAAGTCTTGATGCAACTTAAATATATGTCACGTAAGATTAaacttgttttaattttttatttatttaaaaactaCAATTCCAATTCTTTTATGTTACATACTctcttgatttttatttttgtccatcACTATTTAGGCCATAATCTTCACTCGAAAACTAAGGCATGTTTACGTATTAGTAATGGGTATGGGAGGAAAGAAATTGATTTCCATTCCTGACTTCCCCTGTGTTTACTTGCAATcaagaatgaaaaaataagtggACCGCACCTCAAAATCCGTAATCACATCCCCTCAAAACTAGGTATTAGATCAATTAGGGGAAGTAGTCGATACGATTCCCATTCCTGTTTTCTCTTATTAACGtccaaaaatacccttacCATTTTaccataatttcaaaacacccaaaccctaaaaaaataaaaactcacgCCAAGAAGTTCCATGTATTTAATCTTATGAAGATTATGcaggttattattatttgattgtttactaGTTACGTATGTgaaagatatatatttattgaaatttattttttcgtttgAAATTTGCTCTAGACAAAGGTGTTATTAACATTATCAATGAACTAGGCTCATGTTGTTCATCTTGTTCAACATATTGATTCCTCATGTTTACACCGCCTTATTGGTTTGCTGCAGGATTAGTTTGGTCTTTGCCCatttgagaattatatatgtgttgtGGTGAAAATGTACagggcattttagtaatcaaattaatttggattctaattaatgaaagttagtaaacaataacaatgggAATCAACCCCATTCCTTTGCTAATTCCATATGTTTAATAAACATCTTAATGAGACTGATTCTTCCCATACCGATTCAGTAGTTCTCCGATTCCTAAATTCTCTGATTCCTTACTTTCTCCATTATTGATATGTAAACATACCCAAAGAAGAAATCCTTACAAATTTTCAAACTAATATAATTAACGGTAGGAAATAGCCAATTTGGCATAGACGTACTTTTTAATGTACATGCATCTATCATATGTATCCTTTTCATCAGATCAATACCTTTAGGAaagaagttttaaaaaaaagacctGAAATCAACGTCCCACTCAGTGCACAATTGGCCACAAACCATTATCCCTTTGCTTATGGGTTTTTTCAACTTTTATGCTATATCTTGGCCAACCGTCCAAAGGGGACGAGGAAAAGACAAAGGCTATTGAAAGTGAAAGATAAGAACCTGAATCAGAATAAAGGTACCTTCAATCTCGAATCATTCCAGAAAGCacaaattgtaattaaaaaccTCACAGTAACTTCTCGACTCATCCTACAATTTTTTAAGGGGCAGGTCCCATGTGTTTTGAGTAATGCATTCTCTTCCTATACTTGTATTGCTTAACAAATGCTTACATTGCTACACTCCAAATATAGACCAACGATCACAATATGaattgtttgtttgaaaattgCTTAAATGTGAGGTTCAAATTTATAGTCTAGCGACAAAACATTTGTTTTGCAAGAGAATCACCCTCGTCGACTTGAGGattctaatttttgtttataccACCAAGTTTACATAGTAAACTATcttttaatgaattttcaCCGTTCAGTTATATAATCATATAcgtgaaaataaattataaatgcatCTGCTTAAATTTGATAAAACGTTATAAATAAGTATGATGAGGACATATATCATGGTTTTGACTTTTCAAATTGAGGACTGAACTGATTGAGCCGAATTGGTTCAATTTTCTaaccaatttcaaaaataaaaagagacaATATCAAATCAAAGCTAATAGGGTCTAACCCaataaaaaatgacattaacTTGCAAACGAGTGGTCAGTTTTCCAAAATTGAAGTTAGAAAGGCGGAACCCTAGAAAAGATTAGTGTGTCACCTCAGTGAGGTGAGGGTTATTTAAGGAGAACCACCTCTTATCTTGGTTATGTTTGATCGTTTTGTGAGTTGGTGGTATCCTTGACGACATCATCAGAACCTGCCTTGCCAAACGGGCTAATAGATTCCACTGAATATCCTTCTGCTGTTTCAATATGCTTAGCGTGCTTTTACACGATTACTCACCCTTCACTTGATTAACGTCTCACTCTAGAATTATTaacacccaccgttggatccTTTCCCCAAATTATCGTAGCCTGTGGCGCGTCACAGTGGACCTTTCCTCTTGGCAGAATTATCCGAATTAAGGGCCTTTCAGTCATTTATGAGGAGAAGGCGGAGCAAATCATAATCGACAAAACCAGACAAGCAAACCAACCAACCAGCCGCCAGGAAAGGGAGGGAACCCATACTGCTAAGAAAGCAACGAAAGCAACCTCCACCAAACGGCGTCGTCTTTCTCTAAGCCTACCACTGAAACACACAAAACGACGACGCTTCTCTTGTCTCATCCTAGTTAGATATCTCCATTGGTAACATCATTTCCCTCTCTCCCAAGTCATCCCCCTTCACTGTCTCGCAGATATCAATCCATCGCCGATCGGAAAAAAATCGCTTCACAACGCCTCAACCGAGTTCGCAACAGAGTCTTCCGACTCGCAGCGGATCTAATCGGACCGTGTTCACCGATCTGCTCGCCGAGTcttgctctctctctatatTGATTGCGATTAACCAGAAGCTTACTTCAGACGACGCCGTATACTCTTTCTGATTCTTCGCTCTCTAATGTAACCAGCTTTGGTAGGAGCAAAGTCGTACTTTTATCAAAATGGATCGGGCGGCGATGACTGTCGGGCCGGCCATGGACATGCCGATCATGCACGACAGCGACCGGTACGATTTCGTCCGAGATATCGGGTCCGGAAACTTCGGGGTAGCCAGGTTGATGAGAGACAGGCAGACCAGGGAACTCGTTGCAGTAAAGTATATCGAGCGCGGTAACAAGGtcaattttggaatttcattttctatcggcgttttaattgatttttgtaACATCTATTTATGGAAATTTTGGGTTAGCCTTTTGTTTAGTTATTTTGCCAGATTTGGGTTAGCCTTTTTCAGTCGTGGATGTTATTATGCTTATCTTTTTAGTTTCTAATTTTGGTATCTGATCGATTTTGGAACTAATTTTTGGTACGCGCGCTTATTTCCTATTAATAAAGGCATGATGATTAAATGTTAGAATGTTAACGAAGCTAATTTTATGTCCGAGAAACTAAACAACATTTTGATTAACATAAGTTAAAGCTTGGGTGAAAATAGATATTGAAAAGTTCTTATATGGTTAGTTATTTAGATATGCTTAGTGTGTATGCAATGCATCACTTGCAAGTGGAAACAAATTGCTGTTGGTGTTGATGGAATGTGGAGATTTTGGAGTATTTGTTTCTCATTGTGGTGCTGTGTTTTGCAGATTGATGAAAATGTTCAAAGAGAAATAATTAATCATAGGTCGCTGAGGCACCCCAACATCATTAGATTTAAAGAGGTTAGTTAGCTGCTTTTTGATGATCCGATTTTGATTGCGTCTTTCTAGTGATGTTAAGCTAATTGACTGCTTTGTATAGGTCATTCTTACGCCTACCCATCTGGCCATTGTGATGGAATACGCTTCTGGAGGAGAGATGTTTGAACGAATATGCAATGCTGGGCGCTTCAGTGAGGATGAGGTCCTCATTTCAATATCTATAATTTCTCAATGtctttcttttactttttcacTTTATATGTTGAAGATGTGTGGTTTCTTTGTTGGTCCAGGCTCGCTTCTTTTTTCAACAACTTATATCTGGAGTCAGTTATTGCCATGCAATGGTATTTAAATCTTTCTTTTCAGATGATTGTAAGACTTTAAATCTATTTTTCCGCTGGATGCTGACTAGacaatttatttgaattattacTTTCCCTTTTGAAGCAAGTATGTCACCGAGACTTGAAGTTGGAAAACACTTTGTTGGATGGCAGTCCAGCTCCTCGCTTgaaaatatgtgattttggctaCTCAAAGGTACTAGgcgttttttcattttcttgctTATTCGACATATGCTTTGTGTTCATATCGTTAATTGAAATAAAGTGAACCCAACACTAACTTGAAATAAACTTCTCATCTAGAAGTCACAAGATTCTTGCGTATCAGTTGCCTTGTATTTTGAATTGATCTTAGGTTAGTTTGATCCAAGACCCCTGGTCATCTTGTTAGAGACTTTATTTAGACATTAATTTCAGAGGGGTTTGAGCTCTCAAGGTAATTAGTGACGTGGTTTCTAGTATAGTTAGCCTAGTTGGTATTCATTTTCATGTATTTGATTGTGGGTATTTTGTCAGTCTTCAGTGCTTCATTCACAACCAAAATCTACTGTTGGAACTCCTGCATACATTGCTCCAGAAGTATTACTGAGGCAAGAATATGACGGAAAGGTATAAGAATTCgttaattttattaatcatTTATCAGGTTATGATGTCTCTTGTTTTTACTTTACTGAATTTGTATTTCCCCGATTGTTTGAACCGAGAAGTCTTGTTTAATAGATAGCATTCTGTTCTGGAGTAGACCATACGCTGAGTTTTGACAAATGTTTGATTAATATATTCCTTGATTTCCCatttaaatatgttttaaCTTTGTTGGACTGTAATTTGAATAATGATCATGTTTTTCTGTCCAATATGTCCTCTCTCACCATTCAAGCTTTACTTTCCAATTCAAATAAACATTTAGCCCTGTGATTGGTTCATTTAAAACATGATTTATTTTTGCTGGCTCATAcaattttcaacttcaaataaATGGGTGTACAAcagtaaaagaaaacaaaagagcaATTACCTAGTTTTTTGGTTGTATTAACATGGGATCCTGGCACGGGATATCTAGATATAATCCTAAGTTCCTAACCGTATTCCTTTCCCATGAAGTGGTAGTTCTCAAGAGTCAAAATGCGTGATTGCACTTGACAGCCAGACTTTTACCATTGCACCGGATAATGCCTCTTAATTATTCAGATGTGGATGTTAAAGTGCCCTCCTTTTTTTATGATAAGAAATAGACATGAGTTGGCattcatcatctcttcatgtTAGATAATTGTTCCTTAATTTTCATGTTGTGCTTTTATGCTATTGGGATAAAGCATCTAATAGTTACTGATTTCATTTTAGGCCTGCCTGTATGCATCAGCTAATTTTATGTGTATTGGCTTTACTTCTCATGTGCGAATTCGGAGCTTAAACAGGACATACAAACACTTTGTCTTGCATATCTTATTCTTTAAACCATTTTTTGTCCTTTCcttttcatatatatgaagttttaagttttataAGTTTCAAATAATGTGAATCCTTGTTATTGAATCAAGAAGTTTCTATATTGATCTTGTGTTGCAACATCAGATTGCAGATGTATGGTCATGTGGGGTAACCTTATATGTGATGCTGGTGGGATCCTATCCTTTTGAGGATCCTGATGAACCAAAGGATTTCCGGAAGACTATACAAGTATGTCATTTAGCCTTAGCATGAAATAAAGTTTCTTAATGTAAATTGCTTGATTTGAGATGTGTTATTTATCATCTCCATGCAGAGAATACTCAGCGTCCAGTATTCCATTCCAGATTCTGTTCAAATATCTCGCGAATGTCTAGAACTGATATCGAGAATCTTTGTCCCAGATCCTGCTGCGGTTAgtttattctctctctccttgttTGTTCTGCATTCCTTCTATTAAACTTGGGTGTCTActtttttctcccaaaaaaaaaaaaaaaaaaaaaaaaaaaccttgggTGTTTATGGTTTTCCAAATTCTCTCAGTTTATGAAgctgtttttttaattattttttcttccgACCTCTGTTTCTGTTATAGCACTATGTACCTTTATCTcttttgaataagtttcttcaCTGCATTTGCGTGCAAATATTTGGAGTGTTTGAGTTATTGGGGAATAAccttttctttacttttaGTGCCTGTTTGATAAGCCCACCAGGGAAATTAAAGTTGTTCAAATTTCATGAACTTTA
Above is a genomic segment from Prunus dulcis chromosome 7, ALMONDv2, whole genome shotgun sequence containing:
- the LOC117633819 gene encoding serine/threonine-protein kinase SRK2I isoform X2, giving the protein MDRAAMTVGPAMDMPIMHDSDRYDFVRDIGSGNFGVARLMRDRQTRELVAVKYIERGNKIDENVQREIINHRSLRHPNIIRFKEVILTPTHLAIVMEYASGGEMFERICNAGRFSEDEARFFFQQLISGVSYCHAMQVCHRDLKLENTLLDGSPAPRLKICDFGYSKIADVWSCGVTLYVMLVGSYPFEDPDEPKDFRKTIQRILSVQYSIPDSVQISRECLELISRIFVPDPAARITIPEIKNHSWFLKNLPADLMDEMKIGSHFEEPDQPMQSLDVIMQIIAEATIPAAGTLGLSSYMTDSLDMDDDMDDLDSESELDVDSSGEIVYAI
- the LOC117633819 gene encoding serine/threonine-protein kinase SRK2I isoform X1; amino-acid sequence: MDRAAMTVGPAMDMPIMHDSDRYDFVRDIGSGNFGVARLMRDRQTRELVAVKYIERGNKIDENVQREIINHRSLRHPNIIRFKEVILTPTHLAIVMEYASGGEMFERICNAGRFSEDEARFFFQQLISGVSYCHAMQVCHRDLKLENTLLDGSPAPRLKICDFGYSKSSVLHSQPKSTVGTPAYIAPEVLLRQEYDGKIADVWSCGVTLYVMLVGSYPFEDPDEPKDFRKTIQRILSVQYSIPDSVQISRECLELISRIFVPDPAARITIPEIKNHSWFLKNLPADLMDEMKIGSHFEEPDQPMQSLDVIMQIIAEATIPAAGTLGLSSYMTDSLDMDDDMDDLDSESELDVDSSGEIVYAI